A part of Aegilops tauschii subsp. strangulata cultivar AL8/78 chromosome 2, Aet v6.0, whole genome shotgun sequence genomic DNA contains:
- the LOC109768533 gene encoding uncharacterized protein: MGFNLLVAFAAARGFVQVFHLSAPPQSPLNLWLPLARHLPEACTILYGALAAHHAWLRRAYTRGGTVWSRRSRDDVDVLRQALLDVSY; this comes from the coding sequence ATGGGCTTTAACCTGCTGGTGGCGTTCGCGGCGGCGAGGGGCTTCGTGCAGGTGTTCCACCTGTCGGCGCCCCCGCAGTCGCCACTCAACCTCTGGCTGCCGCTCGCCCGCCACCTGCCCGAGGCCTGTACTATCCTCTACGGTGCGCTCGCCGCCCACCACGCATGGCTGCGCCGCGCCTATACCCGCGGCGGCACTGTCTGGAGCCGCCGCAGCCGCGACGACGTCGACGTCCTCCGTCAGGCGCTGCTCGACGTCTCCTACTGA